In the Cryptomeria japonica unplaced genomic scaffold, Sugi_1.0 HiC_scaffold_84, whole genome shotgun sequence genome, one interval contains:
- the LOC131864370 gene encoding putative germin-like protein 2-1, translating into MANRMIYFTLGLFLLICCYSDRVMAGDPDPLQDFCVADEESNVLVNGFVCKDPMQVSANDFFFRGLGQAGNTDNDVGSNVTMANVKQIPGLNTFGISLVRIDYAVGGINPPHTHPRATEVLVLLEGQLLVGFIDTSNKFFSKTLEKGDVFVFPKALVHFQQNVGHENAVAIAGLSSQFPGVQTIANSLFAANPPLPDSVLSKAFRITQELVNYIQKKFAY; encoded by the exons ATGGCTAACCGCATGATTTACTTCACGTTGGGACTTTTTCTGTTGATATGCTGTTACAGCGACAGGGTCATGGCAGGGGATCCGGATCCCTTGCAAGATTTCTGCGTTGCAGATGAGGAAAGCAACG TTTTGGTGAACGGGTTCGTTTGCAAAGACCCAATGCAAGTTTCAGCAAACGATTTCTTCTTCCGGGGACTTGGGCAGGCAGGGAACACCGACAATGATGTGGGCTCCAACGTAACGATGGCGAACGTTAAACAGATACCAGGCCTCAATACGTTTGGAATATCGTTGGTCCGCATCGACTACGCAgtgggtggaataaatcctcctcacacacacccaagagccaccgaagttcttgttttactggaaggccagcttcttgtgggtttcattgacacCAGCAACAAATTTTTCAGCAAAACTttggagaagggagatgtgtttgtgtttccaaaggcacttgttcatttccagcagaatgtggggCATGAAAATGCAGTGGCCATAGCTGGATTGAGCAGCCAGTTTCCCGGAGTTCAGACAATCGCCAATTCTCTGTTTGCGGCGAATCCCCCTCTCCCCGATTCCGTTTTGAGCAAGGCCTTCCGCATCACCCAGGAACTGGTgaattacattcaaaagaaattcgcatactaa
- the LOC131864369 gene encoding germin-like protein 8-2, producing MANRMIYFTLGLFLLICCYSDRVMAGDPDPLQDFCVADEESNVLVNGFVCKDPMQVSANDFFFRGLGQAGNTDNDVGSNVTMANVKQIPGLNTFGISLVRIDYAQNVGHENAVAIAGLSSQFPGVQTIANSLFAANPPLPDSVLSKAFRITQELGYWRPLVPFIASVLDISMSSSYSKD from the exons ATGGCTAACCGCATGATTTACTTCACGTTGGGACTTTTTCTGTTGATATGCTGTTACAGCGACAGGGTCATGGCAGGGGATCCGGATCCCTTGCAAGATTTCTGCGTTGCAGATGAGGAAAGCAACG TTTTGGTGAACGGGTTCGTTTGCAAAGACCCAATGCAAGTTTCAGCAAACGATTTCTTCTTCCGGGGACTTGGGCAGGCAGGGAACACCGACAATGATGTGGGCTCCAACGTAACGATGGCGAACGTTAAACAGATACCAGGCCTCAATACGTTTGGAATATCGTTGGTCCGCATCGACTACGCA cagaatgtggggCATGAAAATGCAGTGGCCATAGCTGGATTGAGCAGCCAGTTTCCCGGAGTTCAGACAATCGCCAATTCTCTGTTTGCGGCGAATCCCCCTCTCCCCGATTCCGTTTTGAGCAAGGCCTTCCGCATCACCCAGGAACTG GGTTATTGGCGTCCTCTTGTGCCATTCATAGCATCTGTTTTGGACATCAGCATGTCCTCATCATATTCCAAAGATTGA